ACCTGGtgagtttttctttttcttcttttcccctttttcGGTTTGTGATATAAATATAagtgaaattttaattaataattatacaagggtctaatatatatatatgtatgtgtatAGGTGCACCGTTTGATAGAGGAGTGTATCCTCTTCAACATGAGCAGAGAAGAGTGTATGGAAGCTCTTTCCAAACATGCAAATATTCAGCCCGTTATTACCTCCACCggtaattaattaactaaatcaCCTATCTTGCTTAATTAGCTTAACTGCTTTAATTTCAACGGCTCTGTATGTTggatcaataataataaaaatgaactttcattttttctttaattccaTCACATATATATNNNNNNNNNNNNNNNNNNNNNNNNNNNNNNNNNNNNNNNNNNNNNNNNNNNNTATCATGTGCttgtttattaattttcgagACTAATACAGAAAATGTAATTAATGAGTCCATTAGCTTGTATTAATGTAGTATTTATTATCACGTATAGGTTGGGAAAAAGGAACAGAAAAATGTATAATTCATGAATTGTTATGGATGATGTTATCTCATTGTTATTTTCAaactcatttatttattttgatatttggtTGTTGCTGGGGGCATGGCGgccaaataaaaaatgaaatggaTATTTGAATGACGCACGTGCATGCATGTGTTGAGAGCAGTGTGGAAGGAGTTGGAGAAAGAGAATAAGGAGTTCTTCGAGGCATACTCAAATAGCAGAGCCCAGAGAGCAGCAGCTTCAGAGCAAGACACAAGGCAAATGATTCGCGACATGCTCTCAGATCCTTCCAAACAACGAGTTTAGCTTTTGGACGCAAACAAGGTTATATTTCTCAAATTAATTCCACCACCAACTCTACATTAAAATTGACCAATCTTATATCAtcagtaaatattattattttttattaatatttaattaattgaattaattagatgctaataataattaatattctgTAAACTACTAAATTACATTTGAAAAATTTACGTGttggacaaaaataattaaaaaacaaaatgctaccatttttaaaaattaataaaaacgaTTAGTCGTCAAATAATTCTGTGTCTACTGACCAAAAAGAGGGTGTGACACCATATAAGATTGTCACATAAAAATTCGTACTTGTCACAtcatcttaattttttaaaaaatagttgtcatttttaattttttagactTTTCCTCGATGCTTAAATCTTTGAGAGATGCATTTTAGGTAAATTATTCTTTTGTGAGAATATTAAGAAAtcagtatttttaataaataat
This portion of the Arachis duranensis cultivar V14167 chromosome 6, aradu.V14167.gnm2.J7QH, whole genome shotgun sequence genome encodes:
- the LOC107493298 gene encoding uncharacterized protein LOC107493298, with product MENSSSASYIHLVHRLIEECILFNMSREECMEALSKHANIQPVITSTVWKELEKENKEFFEAYSNSRAQRAAASEQDTRQMIRDMLSDPSKQRV